The Eubacterium sp. MSJ-33 genomic sequence TTTACCTGCATTCCTGCCGGGAGAATACTGTCAAGTTCTTCTTCCTCTTCGACTGCTTCTGCCGGTTCTTCTTCCTCTTCGTCCTCATCATCCCCAATCTCCGGAAGCGGTGTATCGTTCTCCTCGAGATTGTTCATGATGTCATCGATATGTTCCGGAACAGCTTCGTCCTCTGCACTTACGACCTCCACGCCGTCTGCATCGATAGCCCCTGCTTCCTCAAAGCTGATGCCTTCTTCTTCCATCAAAGCCTCTGCCAGACCGATCAGTCCGCGCAAATTGAAGTTATCACCGTTAATATAGGTGAGCAGCTTGCCGACATAGTTCAGGTCTTCCTCTACATCGTATTTCATATTTGCAAGCAGCTGACGCACAAAGCTCTTAAATTCAACAGAAAGCGCACCCTTGCTCTCAATCGGCAGGCACAAAAACTGTACGGTTTTCTTGTCTGCATCTACATAGATAAATCCACGGTTAAGCAACACATACGAAAGCGGGACCGCCTGTTCCTTCAGGGAGATCATCTCCTGTGCCACATTGCGAAGTATCAAAAGCACACTCTCACAGTCATGCTCATCTACAATATACTCCTCCAAAGATACCTTTCCCGTAATCGGATATGTCAGGTAATCGTAGTCATCATCTTCTTCGTAAATAATCTCCACCAGTTCTTCCGGTGCATTATCCTGACAATAATCAAGCACATCCTCATCTAACTCACAATCGTCCCCCATTGTGTATGATAAGTATTTTTCTTCGCCTATATTACGTGCTTTAAAATTAAAAGTTCTCATAACGTCCCTCCTAACACATTATTTTTCTATTGCGATTCCTCAGTTTCCGATTCTTCCGATGATTCATCACCCTCTGTAGTTACACCATTCGGTCCACCGATAATCTGAGTGTCAATATGCTCCTCATAATCCTCTGTGAATATATGCGTTCCCGCTTCTTCATCTCCCACATGATAGTACAGATAATTGTGTTCCTGCGGATACAACACCGCATTGATGCAGGCAATACCCGGATTACATATCGGTCCAACCGGGAGTCCGGCATTCTTATACGTATTATATGGAGAATCAAGTTCCAGATCTTCATACAAAACCTGACTCTTGTCATACATTCCGTTTGTGAGTGGATACAAAACCGTCGGACACATCTGCAGCGGCATATCCGCCTTCAGACGATTGTTAATAACGCCTGCTATGATCGGCCGTTCCTCATCTACCTTTGCCTCACGTTCCACAATAGACGCACGGGTTACGACCTCGAATGCACTATACCCAAGCTCTGCTGCACGATCCTGTAAATCCTGTGTGTAGTAGTTCTCAAAAGTCTGCAGCATCCAAGCAACCAGCGACTCCGCAGTTGTAGACTCGTAGATATCATAAGTAGCCGGGAACAAAAATCCCTGAACTTTATACTTTACATTTGCGCCAGCCGGAATATCTTCCAGATACGGAAAATCCGATCTTGTCACCGATTTACATGCATTCAAAAATTCTGTTGCACTGCAAATTCCCTGTTCTTCACACCGTGCAGCAATCATCTCTACAGTAAAGCCTTCCGGCACGACCAGATAATCAATCGGTGCATTCTCTTCATAGCTTGGACTCATCGCTGCCATCATCTCCAGCGTTGTCATACCTGTGTTCAATGTATAGGTACCGCCATGCAGCTTGCCCCGGTACTCCGAATCCTGCAGACGTTTCGTAAATGCCCTTGGATAATTGATCAATCCGTTTTCCTTCAGGATTTCGGCAATCTTCTTTACCGATGCCCCCTCCGGGATCTCCACCGTCACATCAACGCCCTCTCTTGACTCGGTTCCTTTATATTCATACATATAATCATCATAATATGTTCGGAGATGTTTATAGGTCAGATTGGCAAGTGCCAAAATTGCCACGACCAATATGATTCCCTTGACTATTCTAACTGCTGTTTTTCCCACGGTCAGTACCTCTTCTTTGCATTTTAGTTTACATAACTTTTTAAAAAATTACATACTTGATGTAATTTTACAATAATGGTATTATACTATCATCTTTTAGATAAAATTACAAGAAAGGATGATAAATTTGAGTAATCCAATTGTTACAATGACGATGGAATCCGGCGATGTTATGACGTTTGAACTTTATCCGGATATTGCACCAAATACGGTGAAGAATTTTATATCTCTGATAAAGAAAGGGTTTTATGATGGTTTAATCTTCCACCGTGTGATCAGCGGTTTCATGATTCAGGGCGGATGTCCGGACGGAAACGGTACCGGCGGTCCCGGATATTCAATCCGCGGTGAGTTCGCACAGAACGGTTTTGCAAACGATTTGAAGCACGAGCCGGGCGTACTTTCCATGGCACGTACCATGATGCCAAACTCCGCCGGCTCCCAGTTTTTCATTATGCACAAGAACAGTCCGCATCTGGATGGAAGTTATGCTGCTTTCGGTAAGATTGTGGATGGTCTGGATATAGTAAATAAGATTGCCGACGTTCCAACCGACTACATGGATCGCCCACTCGAAGACCAGCGTATCAAGACAGTAACAGTCGACACGAAGGGTGTCGAATACGATGAGCCGGAGAAGATGTAAAAATATCTTGTAACGGACGCACAGCGTACAAAAATAGAAATCCCCTGCAGATATGTTTCTATCAATCTGCAGGGGATTTCTGTTTCTGTAGGTCTTATACATCTCTACATTTCTTGCATCTTTTTCAAAAACGCTTTGGCACGGTCTGTCCTCGGATTATCAATCACATCCTCAGGTTTTCCTTCCTCGACGATAACTCCTCCATCCATGAAGATCACGCGGTCGGATACGCTTCTGGCAAAGCCGATCTCATGCGTTACAATCACCATAGTCATCTTCTCTGCCGCCAGTTCTTTCAATACCTTCAGAATCTCCGCAGTCAGCTCCGGGTCGAGCGCGGATGTCGGTTCATCAAAAAACAGCATTCTTGGCTTTAGAGCAAGTGCACGAGCGATTGCTACTCTCTGCTGCTGTCCGCCGGACAACTGGTATGGGTAATAATCCCCTTTATCTTCCAAATTCATCTTACGAAGCAATTCCTTTGCCTCCGCGTAGACTTCTTCCTTATCACGCTTCTGCACGTGAATCGGCGCATCCGCGATGTTTTTGAGCACGGAATAATGTGGAAACAGGTTAAAATTCTGGAATACCAGCCCATAATAGCTCTGGATTTCTTTCAGATCTGTTTTATTCGCATAAACCGGTGCCCCACTGTCTGAATTGACAGCCTCCTTTCCACAATATATCATGCTTCCGCCATCGATTTTCTCCAGCATTGTCATACAGCGAAGGAACGTAGATTTTCCTGAACCGGACGGACCGAGAATCGAGATTACTTCGCTCTCTGCAACCGACATACTGATATCTTTTAACACTTCGAGATCATCGAAGCTTTTCTTTATATTTTTTACTTCCAGTAAATTCATCGTAGCCCTCCTGTTCTATCGATAGTAATTCATACGTTTCTCGATTTTCTCCATAACAAATGCAACCACAAAGTTAAAGATGTAATAGAATACACCCGCAATAAAGAGCGGCATGATCGTCGTCTGTGCGGCTGCCACCTGCTTTGCCAGCGTGAACATCTCCGTATAAGAGATTGCAAATGCAAGAGAGGTGTCCTTAACCAGTGTGATAACCTCGTTTGTGACAGAAGGCAGGATATTCTTTGCCATCTGTGGGAATACGATCTTGAAGAACGTCTGACTCTTACTGTAGCCTAAGATCTGTGCAGCCTCATGTTGTCCCTGTGGTACTGCCTGAATACCAGAACGATAAATCTCTGCAAAATATGCTGCATAGTTCAGGGCGAATCCAATGATAACCGCCTGGAAACGATAGCTTGTCGTAAGCGTCGCACCAAACAGATAATACGGTCCGTAAAATACTACAAGGAGCTGTAACATCAGCGGCGTACCACGTGCGATGGAGATATAGAACTTCACCAGCCAGCGGATTGGCGCGATCTTACACATTCTGCCTGCCGCAACTAAAAGTCCGAGTGGCAGGGAGAAAAGAAGGGTAAGGAAGAAGATCACAAGAGATGCGAGCAGACCTTCTGCAAGCTGCTTCGTGATTGAGCAGAACTTATCCCAGAAGTTCGTATTCTTCTTACTTGTGGATGCACTGTCTGTTACAGTTGCCGCAACGGCATTTTCATCCCGTACCTGATCATCCGGTGACAGGCAGATAGATTCCTCAAGTCCCCATTTTTCTGCGATTTCCTCAAATGTTCCATCGGCAAGCATATCAAGCAACGT encodes the following:
- the mltG gene encoding endolytic transglycosylase MltG → MGKTAVRIVKGIILVVAILALANLTYKHLRTYYDDYMYEYKGTESREGVDVTVEIPEGASVKKIAEILKENGLINYPRAFTKRLQDSEYRGKLHGGTYTLNTGMTTLEMMAAMSPSYEENAPIDYLVVPEGFTVEMIAARCEEQGICSATEFLNACKSVTRSDFPYLEDIPAGANVKYKVQGFLFPATYDIYESTTAESLVAWMLQTFENYYTQDLQDRAAELGYSAFEVVTRASIVEREAKVDEERPIIAGVINNRLKADMPLQMCPTVLYPLTNGMYDKSQVLYEDLELDSPYNTYKNAGLPVGPICNPGIACINAVLYPQEHNYLYYHVGDEEAGTHIFTEDYEEHIDTQIIGGPNGVTTEGDESSEESETEESQ
- a CDS encoding peptidylprolyl isomerase, which gives rise to MINLSNPIVTMTMESGDVMTFELYPDIAPNTVKNFISLIKKGFYDGLIFHRVISGFMIQGGCPDGNGTGGPGYSIRGEFAQNGFANDLKHEPGVLSMARTMMPNSAGSQFFIMHKNSPHLDGSYAAFGKIVDGLDIVNKIADVPTDYMDRPLEDQRIKTVTVDTKGVEYDEPEKM
- a CDS encoding amino acid ABC transporter ATP-binding protein; translated protein: MNLLEVKNIKKSFDDLEVLKDISMSVAESEVISILGPSGSGKSTFLRCMTMLEKIDGGSMIYCGKEAVNSDSGAPVYANKTDLKEIQSYYGLVFQNFNLFPHYSVLKNIADAPIHVQKRDKEEVYAEAKELLRKMNLEDKGDYYPYQLSGGQQQRVAIARALALKPRMLFFDEPTSALDPELTAEILKVLKELAAEKMTMVIVTHEIGFARSVSDRVIFMDGGVIVEEGKPEDVIDNPRTDRAKAFLKKMQEM
- a CDS encoding amino acid ABC transporter permease translates to MTKQLAEGLLASLVIFFLTLLFSLPLGLLVAAGRMCKIAPIRWLVKFYISIARGTPLMLQLLVVFYGPYYLFGATLTTSYRFQAVIIGFALNYAAYFAEIYRSGIQAVPQGQHEAAQILGYSKSQTFFKIVFPQMAKNILPSVTNEVITLVKDTSLAFAISYTEMFTLAKQVAAAQTTIMPLFIAGVFYYIFNFVVAFVMEKIEKRMNYYR